One genomic window of Candidatus Omnitrophota bacterium includes the following:
- a CDS encoding C45 family peptidase: MKTATLLAAVLVLALPAWTLEIRVNDNPIYDQAPRLVKEAINARLFAAGEGEDEIRILHLWGAPREMGRAYGAMMKEDIANYTALVLGLMSQEIEGGAEKIDQVYELAKSYIPEEIIEELQGLAEGSGVDFKQLLRVNLIGDASEWHCSLFGAWGAATASTGSLLQLRALDYAVRAEIQKYPLITVYHPEKGHAFANIGWVGMIGVVTGMSSAQMAVSEIGDDYDQANDSFEAMPFVYLLRNIMQYDESLEQAIERMRSTKRNTSLMYAVGDGKKGEARAFQTSHTLCNVYDPQNLEPLTDSHPRIDDIVYWGMSWNVPAFDKPLHDMLVKNYGKLTGETTIHEILPTVRTGNLQVAVYDLTRMILWTANAASKGEAGPLEAYKRAYVKLDMNKVFSEKRPEGKE; the protein is encoded by the coding sequence ATGAAGACTGCAACCTTACTAGCCGCCGTATTAGTTTTGGCTCTTCCCGCCTGGACGTTGGAAATCCGAGTCAACGACAATCCCATCTACGATCAAGCGCCGCGCCTGGTTAAAGAAGCCATCAACGCTCGCTTGTTCGCTGCGGGTGAGGGCGAAGACGAAATTCGAATATTGCACCTTTGGGGCGCGCCGCGCGAGATGGGCCGCGCTTATGGGGCGATGATGAAAGAGGATATCGCCAATTATACAGCCTTAGTGCTTGGATTGATGTCGCAAGAGATCGAAGGCGGAGCGGAAAAGATCGATCAAGTTTACGAACTGGCCAAATCCTATATTCCCGAAGAGATTATCGAAGAGTTGCAAGGTTTGGCGGAAGGATCGGGAGTCGACTTCAAGCAACTGCTGCGGGTTAACCTTATTGGCGACGCCAGCGAATGGCATTGCTCGCTCTTCGGAGCGTGGGGAGCGGCGACGGCTTCCACCGGTTCGCTGCTGCAACTGCGGGCGCTGGATTACGCCGTCCGGGCGGAGATTCAGAAATATCCCCTCATCACCGTCTATCATCCCGAAAAAGGCCACGCCTTCGCCAATATCGGATGGGTGGGCATGATCGGCGTGGTTACCGGCATGTCGTCCGCTCAAATGGCCGTCAGCGAGATCGGCGACGATTACGACCAAGCCAACGATTCGTTCGAGGCCATGCCCTTTGTTTACCTGTTGCGCAATATCATGCAATACGACGAATCGCTGGAACAGGCCATCGAGCGGATGCGTTCCACGAAGCGCAATACCTCTCTGATGTACGCCGTAGGCGACGGCAAGAAGGGCGAGGCCCGCGCTTTTCAAACCTCGCATACGCTGTGCAACGTTTACGATCCCCAAAACCTGGAGCCGTTGACGGACAGCCATCCCCGCATCGACGACATCGTCTATTGGGGCATGAGTTGGAACGTGCCCGCATTCGACAAGCCGCTGCACGATATGCTGGTCAAGAATTACGGCAAGTTGACCGGCGAGACGACGATTCATGAAATCCTGCCCACGGTCAGGACGGGAAACCTGCAAGTCGCCGTCTACGATCTCACGCGCATGATCCTCTGGACCGCCAACGCGGCGTCCAAGGGCGAAGCGGGGCCATTGGAAGCCTACAAACGCGCCTATGTTAAGTTGGATATGAATAAGGTATTTTCGGAGAAGCGCCCGGAAGGGAAAGAATAA
- a CDS encoding diguanylate cyclase, giving the protein MFSMKSPGLWKNYFLQITIAVLFCILGIFVGMSVRNKELIERIIYERAKAQFSSIVLTRRWNADYGGVYVEKKEGMQSNPYLVNPDMETKDGKIYTKKNPALMTREISEYAKKDGNFQFHITSLKPLNPHNTADEFETRALQAFERGEMEQTEKSVIGDKVFFRYMAPLSMENSCLSCHEKQGYTLGDIRGGISVSFDITDIERTTRRHTYLFLTLGFFTVLLLLGVLYFFTFHLMRRLTKAMKTIEEMATIDELTQIYNRRYFFERLKEEMERTKRYNHSISCIMIDIDYFKKINDAYGHPTGDAVLRKAADLLKIHSRNTDIAARYGGEEFVKIMPETDIVGAVQNAEKIRKAFEKEKWRSLAGDSFSLTISLGASYLDAKDITDKSMDELLSQADKSLYKAKMSGRNRVEVM; this is encoded by the coding sequence ATGTTTTCCATGAAATCCCCCGGACTATGGAAGAATTATTTTTTGCAAATCACCATTGCCGTTCTCTTTTGCATATTGGGGATATTCGTGGGGATGTCGGTTCGCAACAAAGAATTAATCGAACGGATTATCTACGAACGAGCCAAAGCGCAGTTTTCCAGCATCGTACTGACGCGGCGCTGGAATGCGGATTACGGCGGCGTGTATGTAGAAAAAAAAGAGGGAATGCAATCCAATCCCTATTTGGTCAATCCCGATATGGAAACCAAAGACGGAAAAATTTATACCAAAAAAAATCCCGCCTTAATGACGCGCGAGATTTCGGAATACGCCAAAAAAGATGGGAATTTTCAATTTCATATCACCAGTTTAAAACCACTGAATCCCCACAATACCGCCGATGAATTCGAAACGCGCGCGTTGCAAGCGTTCGAGCGGGGAGAAATGGAACAAACGGAAAAAAGCGTTATTGGAGATAAAGTCTTCTTCCGTTATATGGCGCCTTTATCTATGGAAAACTCTTGTTTAAGCTGCCATGAAAAACAAGGATATACGTTAGGCGATATTCGCGGAGGCATAAGCGTTTCGTTCGACATCACCGACATCGAGCGCACGACGAGACGCCATACGTATCTTTTTCTAACGCTTGGTTTCTTCACTGTCCTATTGCTATTAGGCGTTTTGTATTTCTTCACTTTTCATTTAATGAGACGCTTAACCAAAGCCATGAAGACGATAGAAGAAATGGCGACGATAGACGAATTGACTCAGATTTACAATCGCCGATATTTCTTCGAGCGATTGAAAGAAGAAATGGAAAGAACCAAACGTTATAACCATTCCATAAGTTGCATTATGATCGATATCGATTATTTCAAAAAAATAAACGACGCTTACGGACATCCCACAGGAGATGCGGTTCTGCGCAAAGCGGCGGATTTATTAAAAATCCATTCGCGGAACACCGACATCGCAGCCCGATACGGCGGCGAAGAATTCGTGAAAATCATGCCGGAAACGGATATCGTCGGCGCCGTACAAAACGCCGAGAAAATTCGCAAGGCTTTCGAAAAAGAAAAGTGGCGATCGCTGGCAGGCGATTCGTTCTCATTGACCATTAGCTTAGGCGCATCCTATTTGGACGCGAAGGACATAACCGATAAAAGCATGGACGAGTTGTTATCCCAAGCGGATAAATCTCTCTATAAAGCCAAAATGTCAGGAAGGAACCGGGTGGAAGTGATGTAA
- a CDS encoding UvrD-helicase domain-containing protein codes for MTKKTNNIPPDQEARDFIQRELDRTIHVEAAAGTGKTTSMANRMTALIRERKCAIESLAAVTFTRKAAAELRARFQLALEMELRRMEGKNAVLAEAVQNAERCFIGTIHSFCARLLRERPIEAGVDLGFEEMEEEADARLREQAWDEYAVSLYVEGDGILEELDSLGLQIGQLKQAFLRFADFPDVEEWPTERPPLPDLQEIIAGLQEYAARMENLADALPADPGHDTLIPKYKTIPRLMRYADPARLADWMAILEEFKDIKIVQKNWPGKKEQAKAEEERWTIFCETFAQPRLDAWRIRRYEAAMRALQPAIEIYERRRREMGALNFQDLLLLSARLLRDRPAIRRYFRERFTHLLVDEFQDTDPIQAEVMMLLTADDPTQEDWRQCKPVPGSLFVVGDPKQSIYRFRRADIATYNQVKEIIRQAGGGVLTLSANFRTDAPILDWVNRCFQEHFPPTADEFSPAYVPLQAGKGESSGADDLVRRLDIPEDYDKQEDVQNYEADFIARTIRAALNASSAQPGDFLVITRLTKRMNDYGVKLQELGIPHEITGSAGLNEIPELACLREVLTAICQPKNPVALLAVLRGPLFGASDAALFALKKAGGKFSFRAPLPDGLGNEERNLFADAFGKLRQYSQWTATLPLVSAIEKIADDLGLFALAAAAPDGHLRAGSLAKAIELLRLRQAPMASIEEAAIYLNDLVNQKECYDGLSICPSESGAVRIMNLHKVKGLEAPCVFLADPNGNAKHDVQLHVDRSGKRSRGYMAIYEETTRWGTGPLLAHPSGWSEIAKREKQFLEAEEMRLLYVAATRAGKQLTISQRMKKNHVNPWKFFDEYLKNTPTLPDPGPQHAPVLAGKTVTANDALHAAAAIQEKWQTAAYPTYAVERAKQVSQNWPVSANETSERGAQWGSAVHLLLQELMDDPAADLNQLARTVLAEEELEENWLDELKDAVLSVTRSEIWRRAQASRQRMTEVPFETMVHAGKELPTLQRGVIDLVFLEANGWVIVDYKTDRGAITALDRLAEHYRPQVEAYAARWREITGQRVAEAGLYFTAAGKYVCVFP; via the coding sequence ATGACAAAAAAAACGAATAACATTCCGCCAGATCAAGAAGCGCGCGATTTTATCCAGCGCGAATTGGATCGCACCATCCACGTCGAAGCGGCCGCGGGAACGGGAAAAACTACGAGCATGGCCAACCGCATGACGGCTTTGATTAGAGAAAGGAAATGCGCCATCGAATCGCTGGCCGCCGTAACTTTTACCCGCAAAGCCGCCGCCGAGCTGCGCGCCCGCTTTCAACTCGCGCTGGAAATGGAACTGCGCAGGATGGAGGGGAAGAATGCGGTTTTAGCGGAAGCAGTTCAAAACGCCGAGCGCTGCTTCATCGGCACTATCCATTCCTTCTGCGCCCGATTGCTTAGGGAAAGGCCCATCGAAGCGGGCGTCGATTTGGGATTCGAAGAGATGGAGGAAGAGGCGGACGCGAGGCTGCGGGAACAGGCGTGGGACGAATACGCCGTCAGCTTGTACGTCGAGGGAGACGGCATTTTGGAAGAACTAGATTCATTGGGACTGCAAATTGGGCAACTCAAACAAGCATTTCTTCGCTTCGCTGATTTTCCCGATGTAGAAGAATGGCCGACGGAGCGTCCCCCCTTGCCCGATTTGCAGGAAATCATTGCTGGATTGCAAGAATACGCGGCGCGCATGGAAAACCTGGCGGATGCGCTGCCCGCCGATCCGGGCCATGATACGTTGATTCCAAAATATAAAACCATCCCCCGCTTGATGCGCTACGCCGATCCAGCGCGTCTCGCGGATTGGATGGCCATTCTGGAAGAATTCAAAGACATTAAGATCGTTCAAAAAAACTGGCCGGGAAAAAAAGAGCAAGCCAAAGCGGAAGAGGAACGCTGGACTATTTTCTGCGAAACTTTCGCCCAGCCGCGTTTGGATGCCTGGCGTATACGCCGCTACGAAGCGGCGATGCGGGCATTGCAGCCAGCAATTGAGATTTACGAACGGCGGCGGCGCGAGATGGGAGCGCTCAATTTTCAAGACCTATTGTTGTTATCCGCCCGGCTGTTGCGGGATCGTCCCGCCATTCGGCGCTATTTTCGCGAGCGCTTTACGCACCTGCTCGTCGATGAATTTCAAGACACCGATCCCATCCAGGCCGAAGTTATGATGCTGCTGACGGCGGACGATCCCACGCAAGAAGACTGGCGCCAATGCAAACCCGTTCCCGGATCGTTATTCGTCGTCGGCGATCCCAAACAATCCATCTACCGTTTCCGCCGCGCCGATATCGCGACTTATAACCAAGTAAAAGAGATTATTCGCCAAGCGGGCGGCGGAGTATTGACGCTCTCGGCCAATTTCCGCACCGACGCACCGATTCTCGATTGGGTCAATCGCTGCTTCCAAGAACATTTTCCCCCAACGGCGGACGAGTTTTCCCCCGCTTACGTTCCGCTGCAAGCGGGGAAAGGAGAGAGTAGCGGGGCAGACGATCTCGTTCGGCGGTTGGATATTCCCGAAGACTACGACAAGCAAGAGGATGTGCAGAACTACGAAGCGGATTTCATCGCTCGAACCATCCGCGCCGCTCTAAACGCATCATCCGCGCAGCCCGGCGATTTTCTCGTTATCACGCGCCTAACCAAGCGCATGAACGATTACGGCGTCAAACTACAAGAATTAGGCATTCCGCATGAAATAACTGGCAGCGCGGGATTGAACGAAATTCCCGAATTGGCTTGCCTGCGGGAGGTCCTTACGGCGATATGCCAGCCGAAAAATCCCGTAGCGCTGCTCGCCGTGTTGCGCGGCCCGCTCTTCGGCGCTAGCGACGCCGCTCTTTTCGCTTTGAAAAAAGCGGGAGGCAAGTTTTCGTTCCGTGCGCCGTTGCCTGATGGATTGGGTAACGAAGAACGCAATCTCTTCGCAGACGCTTTCGGAAAACTAAGGCAATATTCTCAATGGACGGCAACCCTGCCGCTTGTCTCCGCCATCGAAAAGATCGCGGACGATTTGGGGTTGTTCGCGCTGGCTGCGGCGGCGCCGGACGGCCATTTGCGGGCGGGGAGTTTGGCGAAAGCCATCGAATTGCTGCGCCTCCGCCAAGCGCCTATGGCCTCGATCGAGGAAGCGGCGATTTACCTGAACGATCTCGTCAACCAAAAAGAATGCTATGACGGTTTATCCATTTGCCCTAGCGAGAGCGGTGCCGTTCGGATTATGAATTTGCATAAAGTGAAAGGATTGGAAGCGCCCTGCGTTTTTCTGGCCGATCCTAATGGGAACGCTAAACATGACGTCCAGTTGCACGTGGATCGCAGCGGCAAACGCTCGCGGGGCTACATGGCCATCTACGAAGAGACAACCAGATGGGGAACCGGCCCGTTGCTGGCGCATCCCAGCGGCTGGAGTGAAATCGCCAAGCGAGAGAAACAGTTTTTGGAAGCGGAAGAGATGCGGCTGCTTTACGTCGCCGCCACGCGGGCGGGAAAACAACTGACGATTTCGCAGCGGATGAAAAAAAATCACGTAAATCCGTGGAAATTTTTTGACGAATATTTAAAAAACACTCCTACGCTTCCCGATCCCGGCCCGCAACATGCGCCTGTTCTCGCCGGGAAGACAGTCACAGCGAATGACGCTCTTCACGCCGCCGCCGCGATTCAAGAAAAATGGCAAACCGCCGCCTATCCCACCTACGCTGTGGAACGAGCAAAACAAGTTTCTCAAAATTGGCCAGTTTCGGCTAATGAAACGAGCGAACGGGGCGCGCAATGGGGCAGCGCCGTCCATCTTTTATTGCAGGAACTCATGGACGATCCCGCCGCCGACTTGAACCAGCTCGCGCGAACTGTCTTGGCGGAGGAGGAATTGGAGGAGAACTGGCTGGACGAATTGAAGGACGCCGTCCTTTCGGTAACGCGCTCGGAGATATGGCGCCGCGCCCAAGCCAGCCGTCAGCGGATGACGGAAGTTCCCTTCGAAACGATGGTCCATGCCGGAAAGGAATTGCCGACGCTGCAACGCGGCGTCATCGATCTGGTTTTTTTGGAAGCGAACGGCTGGGTCATCGTCGATTACAAAACCGACCGCGGCGCCATAACGGCGCTGGATCGCCTGGCGGAACATTATCGCCCGCAAGTGGAAGCCTACGCCGCCCGTTGGCGGGAAATCACTGGCCAACGCGTCGCCGAAGCGGGATTGTATTTCACGGCGGCGGGGAAGTACGTTTGCGTTTTTCCATAA
- a CDS encoding DUF362 domain-containing protein: protein MAAMKTSRRNFLKTSIVTGAAASAAFRYPAAAFASESEKKDESTACACKGKVSLTAGEDHPDIIFKGLKNFESQIEKHSDGRRIVVKPNNVAIDNQLCATHADSIEGILEFFKSIGRTDVIVAESAASGPTFEGFDNYGYFKLKAKFPEVKYIDLDKEEYEMVYVVSDEDFHPRAVRMSKMLLDPASYVVSAAVMKTHDRVVATLSLKNIVFGAPIKDEGFRWGPGGKAGAKNDKPVAHGGGFRGVNYNLFANAFRLAPDLAVIDGYRGMEGNGPVGGTPVEHRIAVVSPDWLAADRVGIELMGIDFANVGYLNYATNANLGEGHLDKIEVIGEMIADHAKKYKLHQAVERQMLWKQPMG, encoded by the coding sequence ATGGCCGCTATGAAAACCTCGCGAAGAAATTTCCTGAAAACCTCGATTGTGACAGGCGCAGCCGCGTCGGCGGCTTTCCGCTATCCCGCCGCCGCATTCGCTTCGGAATCGGAGAAGAAAGACGAATCCACCGCATGCGCCTGCAAGGGCAAGGTTTCGCTCACCGCCGGCGAGGATCATCCCGATATCATTTTCAAGGGATTGAAGAATTTCGAGAGCCAGATCGAAAAGCATTCGGATGGCCGCCGCATCGTGGTGAAGCCCAATAACGTCGCCATCGACAACCAACTCTGCGCTACTCACGCGGATAGCATAGAAGGCATCTTAGAGTTCTTTAAATCCATAGGCCGGACGGACGTCATCGTCGCCGAGTCGGCGGCCAGCGGCCCCACCTTCGAGGGCTTCGACAATTACGGGTATTTCAAATTGAAAGCGAAATTTCCTGAAGTAAAGTATATTGATCTCGACAAGGAAGAATACGAGATGGTCTACGTAGTCAGCGACGAGGATTTCCATCCCCGCGCCGTGCGCATGTCGAAGATGTTGCTCGATCCCGCATCCTACGTCGTTTCGGCGGCGGTGATGAAGACGCACGACCGCGTGGTGGCGACGCTTTCTCTCAAGAACATCGTCTTCGGCGCTCCTATCAAAGACGAAGGCTTCCGCTGGGGGCCGGGCGGCAAAGCGGGCGCCAAGAACGACAAGCCTGTCGCCCACGGCGGCGGCTTTCGGGGCGTCAACTACAATCTCTTCGCCAACGCTTTTCGCCTGGCGCCCGACCTGGCCGTCATTGACGGCTATCGGGGCATGGAAGGCAACGGGCCAGTAGGCGGGACGCCCGTCGAACATCGCATCGCCGTCGTCAGCCCCGATTGGCTGGCGGCGGATCGCGTGGGCATCGAATTGATGGGAATTGATTTCGCCAATGTCGGCTATTTGAACTACGCGACTAATGCGAATTTGGGCGAAGGCCATCTCGACAAGATCGAAGTCATAGGTGAAATGATCGCCGATCACGCCAAAAAATATAAGCTGCATCAGGCGGTGGAGAGGCAGATGCTTTGGAAACAGCCGATGGGGTGA
- a CDS encoding PIG-L family deacetylase: MNISRRRMLQQSAIAAGASISLPLAASVSLAESTVLKKQKIVVVGAHPDDPESGCGGSILYFAEQGHTVTSVYFTRGEAGIQGKSHDEAAAIRTAEAEKACKILKSRPVFFHQIDGNTELNKNTYEEFLHLLEQEKPDICLAHWPIDTHRDHRAASLHAYDAWQMMGRSFALYYFEVMSGRQTQTFHPTYFIDITPFEEKKREACYCHESQKAREWYSIHEEMALFRGKEAGCRYAEAFVPQTQNPKISC, encoded by the coding sequence ATGAACATATCTCGCCGCCGGATGCTTCAACAATCGGCCATCGCCGCTGGCGCGTCTATTAGTTTGCCGCTCGCCGCCTCGGTTTCACTGGCGGAATCGACCGTTCTGAAAAAACAAAAAATTGTTGTTGTAGGCGCTCATCCCGACGATCCGGAATCGGGCTGCGGCGGCTCAATTCTTTATTTCGCCGAACAGGGCCATACAGTGACGTCCGTCTATTTCACTCGCGGGGAAGCAGGCATTCAGGGCAAATCGCATGACGAAGCCGCCGCCATCCGAACGGCGGAAGCAGAGAAAGCCTGCAAAATTTTGAAATCCCGCCCCGTCTTTTTCCATCAGATCGATGGAAATACGGAGTTAAACAAAAATACTTACGAAGAATTTCTCCATTTGCTGGAGCAAGAAAAACCGGATATCTGCCTGGCCCATTGGCCGATCGATACGCATCGGGATCACCGCGCCGCTTCGCTGCATGCCTATGATGCCTGGCAAATGATGGGGCGGTCGTTTGCTTTGTATTACTTTGAAGTGATGTCAGGCCGCCAAACGCAGACGTTTCACCCCACGTACTTTATCGACATCACTCCCTTCGAAGAAAAAAAACGGGAAGCCTGCTATTGCCACGAAAGCCAGAAGGCGAGAGAGTGGTATTCCATTCACGAAGAGATGGCGCTGTTTCGAGGAAAAGAAGCCGGCTGCCGCTACGCCGAAGCCTTCGTACCCCAAACGCAGAATCCAAAAATTTCCTGCTGA
- a CDS encoding glutathione peroxidase translates to MRYSGKLWMAIALVCFLAAIGRTEEKVVKDPQKAKNIYEFAVKDIDGKEVKLNQYKEKKNVLLIVNTASQCGFTKQYAPLMDVYKKYKEKGLVVIAFPANEFGQQEPGTADEIKKFCETKYNVKFPIMAKSVVKGEKQAPLFQYLTNAENPDFTGEIKWNFEKFLIDKKGKLIRRFRSKEEPDGEEIAKAIEKALAEKE, encoded by the coding sequence ATGCGGTATTCGGGAAAATTATGGATGGCCATCGCGCTCGTTTGTTTTCTAGCGGCGATAGGAAGGACGGAAGAGAAGGTTGTGAAAGATCCCCAAAAAGCCAAAAACATTTATGAGTTCGCCGTCAAAGATATTGATGGGAAAGAGGTTAAGTTAAACCAATATAAAGAGAAAAAGAACGTTCTGCTGATCGTAAATACCGCCTCGCAATGCGGATTCACGAAACAATACGCTCCCTTGATGGATGTGTATAAAAAATACAAAGAAAAAGGTTTGGTTGTAATCGCTTTTCCCGCCAACGAATTCGGACAGCAGGAGCCGGGAACGGCGGACGAAATCAAAAAGTTCTGCGAAACCAAATACAACGTCAAATTTCCCATCATGGCCAAGTCGGTAGTCAAAGGCGAAAAACAAGCCCCCCTGTTTCAGTATCTGACGAACGCCGAAAATCCCGATTTCACCGGTGAGATCAAATGGAATTTTGAAAAATTTCTCATCGACAAAAAGGGAAAACTTATCCGCCGTTTCCGCAGCAAAGAAGAACCGGACGGCGAAGAGATCGCGAAAGCGATCGAAAAGGCGCTGGCGGAGAAAGAATAA
- a CDS encoding sugar isomerase — protein sequence MRPIPMGSSCCGCTKTICTGGLQVNRRHFMAGVGSLAGGLSLSSLGASAAESAVGEHRLPEAKTLRVQPVLIYGIPRSRPQTSWRGWGAVQTEKDVADEKSRIGKELEDLKKKAEFKVEILPLAAIQGAGEADAIAKGDYDVLLMYASSGGLDALEKLTHPEKWTIMFVRHRSGPVYLWYEIAHNRYLRKTVDEYGQANMDCQDVVVDDYGDILWRLRALYGLKNTLGKRIVALGNPSGWGAGGQKAPELAQKRFKLDYVNVSYDNLGARIKKARANDRLVKYCAQLADDYLKQDRVEMATAKEFLANAFVLTEVIKDYLDEAQTDAFTINSCMGTVMPISETTACMPLSFLNDEGYQAYCESDFVVIPSGILLHHISNKPVFLNDPTYPHHGVVTLAHCTAPRKMNGENYEPVKVLTHFESDYGASPKVEMKIGQKITVIDPDFNFEKWLGFEGEIEGNPFYDICRSQIDVAIKGDCDKLVEETKGFHWMACYGDYLKESQYALKKVGIDWLKIS from the coding sequence ATGAGACCAATCCCAATGGGAAGTTCTTGCTGCGGTTGTACGAAAACAATTTGCACGGGCGGACTCCAAGTAAACCGGCGCCATTTTATGGCTGGCGTAGGATCGCTGGCGGGAGGGCTTTCACTATCTTCGCTCGGAGCCTCGGCGGCGGAAAGCGCCGTTGGGGAGCATCGTTTGCCTGAGGCCAAAACCCTGCGCGTGCAGCCGGTGCTGATTTACGGCATCCCCCGCAGCCGCCCTCAAACCAGCTGGCGCGGATGGGGGGCCGTGCAAACGGAAAAAGACGTCGCCGACGAAAAGAGTCGCATTGGCAAAGAACTGGAAGATTTGAAAAAGAAGGCGGAATTTAAGGTTGAAATTCTGCCGCTGGCCGCCATCCAAGGCGCCGGTGAAGCGGACGCCATCGCCAAGGGCGATTATGACGTTCTTCTCATGTACGCTTCCAGCGGCGGATTGGATGCTCTGGAAAAACTGACCCATCCGGAAAAATGGACTATTATGTTCGTTCGCCATCGCTCCGGCCCCGTCTATCTATGGTATGAGATTGCCCATAATCGCTACTTGCGCAAGACGGTGGACGAATACGGCCAGGCGAATATGGATTGCCAAGACGTAGTTGTGGACGATTACGGCGATATTCTCTGGCGTTTGCGAGCTCTCTATGGCTTAAAGAACACGTTGGGCAAGCGCATCGTCGCCCTCGGCAACCCCAGCGGTTGGGGCGCCGGCGGGCAGAAAGCCCCCGAACTCGCGCAAAAACGCTTCAAACTGGATTACGTCAATGTCAGTTACGACAACCTCGGCGCCCGGATCAAAAAAGCCCGAGCCAACGATCGTCTAGTCAAATATTGCGCCCAACTGGCTGACGATTACCTCAAACAAGATCGTGTGGAAATGGCTACGGCCAAGGAGTTTCTCGCCAACGCCTTCGTGCTGACGGAAGTGATCAAAGACTATCTCGACGAAGCGCAAACCGACGCCTTTACGATCAACAGTTGCATGGGAACCGTGATGCCCATCTCGGAAACTACGGCCTGCATGCCGCTCAGTTTCCTCAACGACGAGGGTTATCAGGCCTATTGCGAATCCGACTTTGTCGTCATTCCGTCGGGAATCTTACTGCATCATATTTCCAATAAGCCAGTGTTCCTCAACGATCCCACTTATCCCCATCACGGCGTCGTAACTTTGGCCCACTGTACCGCGCCGCGAAAGATGAACGGCGAGAACTATGAGCCGGTCAAAGTTCTCACCCACTTCGAATCGGATTACGGCGCTTCTCCCAAAGTCGAAATGAAAATAGGGCAGAAAATCACCGTCATCGATCCCGATTTCAATTTCGAGAAGTGGCTCGGCTTCGAAGGCGAAATCGAGGGCAATCCGTTCTACGACATCTGCCGCTCCCAGATCGACGTAGCCATCAAAGGCGACTGCGATAAACTGGTGGAAGAAACCAAAGGCTTCCACTGGATGGCCTGCTACGGCGATTACTTGAAAGAGTCGCAATACGCTCTGAAGAAAGTGGGCATCGATTGGTTGAAGATCAGCTAA
- a CDS encoding alpha/beta hydrolase, with the protein MKKKIMETAILFASAVVIAYAQPEDRQRPQQRIPDNVEIARDIVYATAEGKNLSMDIAYPKEKSEKPRPVVVWIHGGAWRAGDKSHNAALPLTQSGYFTASIDYRLSQEAIWPAQINDCKTAIRFLRAHAEQYGIDPNKIGVWGSSAGGHLAAMLGTSGDVKELEGGGDWADRSSRVQAVVDFFGPTNFLKMLDFPSSMKHDAPDSPESLLIGGPVRDNPDRVRSVDPISYVSADDPPFLIVHGNKDPLVPYNQSELLYEALKKAGVDAQMILVKDGGHGGWNDQTLPTQKEILQSVREFFDRCLK; encoded by the coding sequence ATGAAAAAGAAGATCATGGAGACCGCCATCCTTTTCGCGTCAGCCGTCGTCATCGCTTATGCACAGCCAGAGGATCGGCAACGACCGCAACAGCGGATTCCCGATAATGTCGAAATCGCCCGCGATATCGTCTATGCAACCGCCGAGGGGAAAAATCTGTCGATGGATATCGCCTATCCCAAAGAAAAAAGCGAGAAGCCGCGGCCAGTCGTGGTTTGGATTCATGGAGGCGCCTGGCGTGCGGGAGACAAGAGCCATAACGCCGCTCTTCCTCTGACGCAATCCGGCTATTTCACCGCTAGCATCGACTATCGTCTCAGCCAGGAAGCGATCTGGCCCGCGCAAATCAACGATTGCAAAACGGCGATTCGGTTTTTGCGCGCCCATGCGGAACAATACGGCATCGATCCCAACAAGATCGGCGTATGGGGCAGTTCCGCCGGAGGCCATCTGGCGGCGATGTTGGGAACGTCGGGCGATGTGAAGGAATTGGAGGGCGGCGGAGACTGGGCGGATCGATCCAGCCGGGTTCAAGCCGTGGTCGATTTCTTTGGGCCGACGAACTTTTTGAAGATGCTGGATTTCCCCAGCTCGATGAAGCATGATGCGCCGGACTCGCCGGAATCTCTATTAATCGGCGGGCCGGTCCGGGACAATCCAGACCGCGTACGTTCCGTCGATCCCATCTCCTATGTTTCCGCCGACGATCCGCCCTTTCTCATCGTACACGGCAACAAGGATCCTCTAGTCCCCTACAACCAATCGGAATTACTCTATGAAGCATTAAAGAAAGCGGGTGTAGACGCGCAGATGATTTTGGTGAAAGATGGCGGACATGGAGGTTGGAACGACCAAACCTTGCCTACGCAGAAAGAGATTTTGCAATCCGTTCGGGAATTTTTCGATCGCTGCCTGAAATAA